TATCTTGAAGTTCTTGAATCAGTTCGACCACAACCATAACCCATAGATCCACCACACCCATAACCCATAGATCCACCACCGCGTTTTTGCCCTAATCTTGGTTTTTACCAAGAGAGAAAAAGGGAGGGAGGggtgttttagagagagaaagcgtTGCTATTactaaagaaaataataaattgaaaataaaattagaaataagGAATAAGGAAATATATATTACGAGAGTTAGAAGATTCAGGTAAAGTTTCTCTCGCTTACTAGGTTTCATGAGAGTTCTTTAATCTTTCTCTATTCATtcccattttaattgtgttTGTTACAGAGGGAGAGAAGAACGGAGAAGTTGAAGAGAGAGCATTGTTGTTTGTTGTGTTTGCTTGGTGACTTGAGACTACTTTAAGCATATACTGACTCTATTGTGGACTGATGTTGGAATTTGTTAAGACCTAGGCCAAACGTGCATCCATACACGGCTACACGCACTCAGGAGGAGGTCTATACCTTATTCAACGAACCACATAGGCTGATTGTAACCAACATGCCTAATAGGATACTTTGGCAAAAAAATCTGTTAAGTCTGGTTCTACACAGTATTACAGAGCAATACGCCAATACACCATGCAAGGTGAAAGAAAATGCCAAGTTACTACAAGTGGAAAGGTGTTTAAAGGAAGATTCCATATAAATAACAGGAATCTGGTGCTAATCAGCGTAACCATTACTTACCCTCACACTAAAAAATCCAGGCGACATTTCCAATAGAACGAAAACAGAAATTTACACAACGTTCCGGCAGTCTTGCTGTATATTGATGCTGAAGCCGGGGCACAAGCGGATCGCTTCAAGCAAATGCCTTTTTACATCATTGAAGTTGTATAGCAACTTTTCATATGAACTTCTATATTACAGGCTCTCAATCAAATGTTGTCAACTAGTGCGAACTCTCTGATATGTACAACCTAACCTAATCATCCTCACCCATGCTCACAACATTCCAGTAGTTATCCTCAACTTCTGAATAGATATAACAAGTCAATTGACAGTTCAATCACCTAAAGGTTGTGCAGCAGCCAATTGCCTAACGTTCTGGGCTAGTCGTCGTCTGCGGTAGATGCCAACCAAACGCAGGACGAATACCAGCATAATGGCAACATAATCGAACAATCTCACAATTCCCAGACGCCCTGTAGTAAGTAAATCAGTATAACAACTAAAATAGAAAGCCACCAAGACACAATATAGAGCTTAGGTTTCCATATCAGGGTGCACAAGTTGACAAATAATGGCCCAACTAGGTGAAACCCAATGCTAAATAACCAACTTGTGCCATCAAATTTATGAACAAGAATTCAGATTTAATCAAATCTCCGTGGTTATTTGCAAATACCTGTAGGGATGAACTCAAAAGGGGTTGCTGCATAGAAGGCACCAAGTACCATctgcaaaaataaaataaaataaaataagaaattagGGGAATAGATACACGGAGTTCACATTGGGATTAAAAAAGGTAACTCATAAGAAACAGTATAGCCCAGAGGTGAATGGTTGGATTACTGTCAATTCAGCATAGTTATTGAAATCGGCCTGGATGTTGAACCAGCAAGTCTTCCGATTCTGTTTTTTTGGTTCAACCTCTGGGTCACCGGCTCAACCATAAATTTAATagtataaataaattattcttatatttataatatataaaaaaaactataaaaatgaaacaaaatataaataatatgaaCATAATGCTACTTACTAAACTCAAACCATCtttaaaactaataaaaatgcTAAATAAGTCTATTTcacatcaaataaataaaaacgaaacttaaaatataaaaattttccaGTTTTATAAAAAAAGTCTGGTTTTTCAGGGTTTTCTCCGGTTTTTGTACAGGTCTAGAATAATTTGGAATTATGGCTGCCTGGTTTGCCGACTCAATCGTCAGTCCAGTACGGTTTTAATTACAGTGCAATTTAGAGGCTTTGTATTAGACAATTACTATACCAAACATAGGCTGGAACAAGATCGATTCAGTTATTTTTCAGAATCCTTCAATAATTTGATTGAAATAAGAACACAGATCCAGATTCAGTTAGGaagaataattcaaaagccAGAGCCTGAGAAGCATGTGATATTCATCCAGAAAGGCTTCGTCCTGAACAAATATAAAAGCAAGAGTATATGAACCCAAGCTCAATGGTTTAAAAAACTTAACTGCAAAAATGCGAACTTCATTAAGGTGGTAATGAGGTCTGTCAGGATCTGTTATTTCTCGCAACGTTCTCCTGAAGAACAATGGAAACTCGAGCACTTTCTGTAAAACAGAAGAAATAATACTCGCGGCCAATCAATGACAAATCAAACCAAGCAATGACATTTAAAAGGCACTATCTTACTATTTCTGGatgggaaaagaaaattagaaacTAAAGAGAAAAAGGAACACATCACCTAGTTCAGTTATATAAGTCAACAAAATCTGTAAGATTAAAATGACCTACCCGGAAAGCCCCCCGCACACCTCCTACAAACAGACTGTTATATCTCTGAACACGATCAATAACCTCAGAAACCTCCAGTTCTTGCTCGTTAAATAATGAAGCTTCTGGAGTCAACTTGATGATGTTGGAAGAACACATGGGACACCTGCAAGGCTTAGAAATGGCACTATAGTTCCAAAACTGCAAAATGCAACTGCCTGCGCAAAGTCGAAATAAACAACAGTTACCATCTAAGATATCCTAAATGAATACACACTACACAGAGCTCCAATTCATCAATTCCAACTACAACTATGAGTTTCTGAAATCTATGTGCTAGTCCAACAGTACTCCATCTATTACACTGCAAAAGCCAACAGACTCCCTGAGCAATCAGCAAactaaaataactaaataagcAGGTAAACTTGAACAAAACTCAGGCAATTGTAGTACTGGCAGTGGTGGCAGGAGTGTAGATGTACGAATCTCAATCCCACATTCCAGGGAGGCTATTTCAGTGATTAGAACTTCTGATACTTAGGTTGCAATGCCAGAAGTCATCAGTGGGCCAAGGTTTGCCCTCAACTTTGCCACAAAAAGAtaacttatgtctaaaattaTTATAAATCATGCACAAAGGAAGAAATTGATCAAGGTatcaatattattttcataaaCAAATATCTTGCATAGAAAAGACAGGTGCAATGGACTCCAAAACCATAAGCTTCATAAAAAACTATTTCCCGTAATACTTATCCGTACAATTTTGATCCATCCATTCCATGGTACAGAAAAAAGTACAATGGACTTTCTTTCAGCAACATGCCACTTCAAGCTTAGCCAGACAACCCGCTTAAGAGTTCATATAGttaaaggaggaaaaaaatacGGACCGGAAATCAAGAACTGATATCGGAAATTTCTCCTAAATCAAGGTGCAGACAACCTAAAGTGAGACttgtcaaattaaattaaaaacacTATCCGGGTCATGATCCTAATTTTCACGATGATTTCAATTTCTATTCCAGCAATTATTGACTTAAATTACAGAATCGCAGAAGAAAAAAATCTCCTACATTCTCACCGAAACCCCAAAAAACCGTTAAACAAAAGGGTTTGAAGAAACGAACCGCAAAACCAGTGGTTGCAGTTGGATCGGCAAGGGACGGTGAAGGAGCTGAAGCAGATAGGGCAACAATCGTCAAGAGGAGGTCCTACCTCTCTGGAATACTCCGTCTCTGTCTCCCCTTCCCCGGCTAAATCTTCAGTTTTGGCCTCTTTTTCGCCTTCGCCATCCATAACAACAACGTCCTCGGGGTTTCCAAGACCGTCTGGGATCTCTTTCTCCTCAGTTTCCCCATCGAAGACGACATCGTTTACGCGGCGCCGGGCAGTCGTGCACTTCTTGTGGTTTCCCTCTCTAACACTCGTTCTCAACGAAGCCAAGGCTTCCATTCTTTGTGTCTCTaggtttctttcctttcttagaTTCGGGTGtcattaaaaaagagagaagggacAAGGGAGAAGGGGAGGGCCAGTTGTGTCTTTTCAGTTAGATTTTTTACCCCGTGCTTTAGCTCCGTGGGGTTCCTGTTTTTTAAAAGAATGACTTTTTACACATAAGTACAAAATGTGAGTTTTATTATGGCAAGgacaaagtcaaaaaaaaatttagagttAAAAGGATAAAAGTTATAAACTTACTAAAATATTTTTCCTTATTCTTCCGATGAGCACTATTTGAACCCCACTTTTGTTAAGTGTATCTCATGAAAACTGTCTCACTTTTGATACGCCATTGTCCCTATGAAAGCAGCAAAATCATTTCGACCTTTCACCTACTTTGTTCTCTTTCGTCAGGTCTAAACCCTCGAAAATCTTCGAACACCAGTGACGGAGGCGCCAACGACGGAGAGAAATGGCCAACGGAGAGCCCATATTTTACGAAGATGATGATTTCTTCTACGGCGAAGATCTTGATGAGGAGGAAGAGGTTAGTTTCATCATGACATTCCTCGTCAATCTTGACCTAAGTTAGCTTAACCCTCACAAATTTGTCAACTAAGAAATGGCAATGCATGTGTTCATTCTATTGACATTCGACATTAGTGGAGGTACATACTCCAATGATGATTGAAGTGGACACAACAGAGCATTTTCAGAATGAGAAGGTATTTTTTGTGCTATTCTTGAGAAATCAAACATGTTACATTTCTTAACTGCTTGTTGATGTATGTGATAAATGGAGTTTCTTTATTGTTTAGGTTTTTCAAGATAAAGAGACTGTAATTGATTTTGCAAGGAGATATGGTTGTACCCATGGAATTGTAGTTATAGTGAAAAGGTCTGATCTCAATGATCCAAATAGAACCCCTAGGATTTTATTTGGCTATGAGAGAAGCGGTGGTTACAGGGGTACTGCTGctgtgaagaaaaggaagacatCAACAAAGAAATGTGGATGCCCATTCTTCCTCAAAGCACATGTGGTGGACGTACTGACTGGTTCATGGAAATTGGTGGTTGTTAATGGGAAGCACAATCATACACTGGTAAGAACTTTTGAAGGTCATTCATATGTTGGTCGTTTAAATAAAGAAGAGAAGGATACAGTAGAAAGGCTTAGCAAGACAGGGGTTAGGACAAGAGACATTTTGAATCACATTAAGCTGAAGGATCCAACAAATGCATCAAATATGAAGACAATGTATAATGTCAAAACTGCTTTGAGAATCCATGAGACAGCAGGAAAATCACATATGCAGCAGTTATTCAAATTACTAACTGAGCATGGTTATGTCACCATGCATCGATTTGAGACAACAACTAAGGTGGTGAAGGATCTATTTTGGTGCAATTCTACTTAAATCTAGCTTGATTGCACTTACAAGACGAACAAATATCGTCTTCCTTTGTTGTAGATTGTGGGTGTGACCTCTACCAAGAAGACTTTCTCTGTTGCTTTATGTTACATGTGtgtagagaaagaagagaactACATATGGGCATTAGGTTGCTTCAGAGACTTGTGTGATGGTGTCCTGGCTAGTATTTTCATATGTGATAGGGAGATTGCACTGATGAATGCACTGAAGAATGTGTTTTCAGATGCTAAAAATCTACTATATCGAGTACATATATCCAAGAATGTGTTGAGCAATTGTGTTGGTATGTTTAGACTCAAATATGATCTTGATGATTTCATGGCTTGCTGGTCTAATGTGATGCGGGCCTCTACAGAGAATGAGTATGAAGAGGTAGTGAGAAAGATGCAAACTGAGTTTAAAGACCATCCAAGAGTTTTGAGCTATGTTAATAACTCATGGCTCTTTAAGTACAAGACTTACTTTGTGGCTGCATGGGTTGATAAGTTCTTTCATCTCGGCAATACTACTACTAATAGAGTTGAAAGCAGTCATTCGAAATTGAATAAGTACCTATCCAACTCAGTTGGTGGTTTTGTCCAGTCTTTCAACAAGATAGACCTACTGTTGCAGGGTCAAGTGGTTGATATCAAAGCTTCATTTGAAGAAAGTCTCACAAGAGTTCCAATTCGTTTTAAGACATATTTGTACAAAGAATTGGTGAACATGGTGTCTATTGCTGCATCGGATAAAATAGAATATGAGTTGGCTTCTGTTGGTGAACATTGTATAAGTGCTGGCATTTGCAATCACAACACTGTCACTGCATTTGTCTTGCCATGTGCCGATATGCTATCACAATATAGATCTGAAGGGAGGAGTATTCCACTCACTGATGTTCATAATTATTGGaagaaattatgcattcaaCCGTTCAGTGAAGACCCCAAAGATGAGGTGACAATTGAAACTAAGATTGAAATTATAAGAAGATTATTTGCAAATGCAAATCTACCTCAAAAGTTGGAGATGAAGAGGCAGCTTCAAACTTTAGGCAAGCCAAGCAATACTTCTCTATTAGAGCCAAAACCCAAGGTCAATGTGAGGGGGAGAAAGAAGGGACAGAGGGGGTAGAAAGCAGTAGACACATCAATGAAGCGTGATCCTTCTGCCTTTGAGTATGCACAAGAGGCTCATGTATTTGATGATGTTGGGCAGGGTCAAGCTTCACAGAGTCAATCTAGGGCTTCAAAAGGTCAGGTGTTGAAACATAAGGCAAAATTGAAAGTTCATAGGACTACGCATGCAAACACTAAAAATTGGGTGTCCCTATTTCTTTATTTCATGCAGCCATATATATCGAATATGTATGATGTTCCTGGTGATGGCCACTGTGGT
This genomic stretch from Tripterygium wilfordii isolate XIE 37 chromosome 22, ASM1340144v1, whole genome shotgun sequence harbors:
- the LOC119990456 gene encoding E3 ubiquitin-protein ligase RNF170-like produces the protein MEALASLRTSVREGNHKKCTTARRRVNDVVFDGETEEKEIPDGLGNPEDVVVMDGEGEKEAKTEDLAGEGETETEYSREVGPPLDDCCPICFSSFTVPCRSNCNHWFCGSCILQFWNYSAISKPCRCPMCSSNIIKLTPEASLFNEQELEVSEVIDRVQRYNSLFVGGVRGAFRKVLEFPLFFRRTLREITDPDRPHYHLNEVRIFAMVLGAFYAATPFEFIPTGRLGIVRLFDYVAIMLVFVLRLVGIYRRRRLAQNVRQLAAAQPLGD
- the LOC119991461 gene encoding uncharacterized protein LOC119991461, which gives rise to MANGEPIFYEDDDFFYGEDLDEEEEVHTPMMIEVDTTEHFQNEKVFQDKETVIDFARRYGCTHGIVVIVKRSDLNDPNRTPRILFGYERSGGYRGTAAVKKRKTSTKKCGCPFFLKAHVVDVLTGSWKLVVVNGKHNHTLVRTFEGHSYVGRLNKEEKDTVERLSKTGVRTRDILNHIKLKDPTNASNMKTMYNVKTALRIHETAGKSHMQQLFKLLTEHGYVTMHRFETTTKIVGVTSTKKTFSVALCYMCVEKEENYIWALGCFRDLCDGVLASIFICDREIALMNALKNVFSDAKNLLYRVHISKNVLSNCVGMFRLKYDLDDFMACWSNVMRASTENEYEEVVRKMQTEFKDHPRVLSYVNNSWLFKYKTYFVAAWVDKFFHLGNTTTNRVESSHSKLNKYLSNSVGGFVQSFNKIDLLLQGQVVDIKASFEESLTRVPIRFKTYLYKELVNMVSIAASDKIEYELASVGEHCISAGICNHNTVTAFVLPCADMLSQYRSEGRSIPLTDVHNYWKKLCIQPFSEDPKDEVTIETKIEIIRRLFANANLPQKLEMKRQLQTLGKPSNTSLLEPKPKVNVRGRKKGQRG